From Camelina sativa cultivar DH55 chromosome 20, Cs, whole genome shotgun sequence, the proteins below share one genomic window:
- the LOC104770395 gene encoding uncharacterized protein LOC104770395, with amino-acid sequence MATSVHLNRPILTAVGIDSRRHVPTRFLSLPSRNLTPRLRPILSLEVGKEVASTSSSKVDMEELVGFLYKDLPHLFDDQGIDPTAYDEHVKFRDPITKHDTISGYIFNISLLKNLFTPLFQLHWAKQTGPYEITTRWTMVMKFMLLPWKPELVFTGTSIMEVNPQTKKFCSHLDLWDSISNNDYFSLEGLVDVFKQLRIYKTPDLETPKYQILKRRANYEVRKYEPFIVVETNGDKLSGSSGFNNVAGYIFGKNSTTEKISMTTPVFTQTTDAQLFADVSVQIVIPSGKDLSSLPAPNEENIKLKQMEGGFAAAIKFSGKPTEDVVRAKEIELRNSLSKDGLRAKKGCMLARYNDPGRTWNFIMRNEVIIWLEDFSLD; translated from the exons ATGGCTACCAGTGTTCACCTCAACCGGCCAATTCTCACCGCCGTCGGAATTGATTCCCGGCGTCATGTTCCCACCCGTTTCCTCTCTCTTCCGAGCCGCAACTTAACACCCCGGCTGCGGCCAATACTGAGTCTTGAAGTGGGCAAGGAAGTGGCATCGACATCATCGTCGAAGGTTGACATGGAAGAGCTCGTCGGGTTCTTATACAAGGATCTTCCTCACCTATTCGACGACCAAGGAATCGATCCGACGGCTTATGACGAGCATGTCAAGTTCAGAGACCCCATCACAAAGCACGACACCATCTCCGGTTACATCTTCAACATTTCTCTCCTCAAGAATCTCTTCACTCCTCTTTTTCAACTTCACTGGGCTAAACAG ACAGGTCCATATGAGATTACCACAAGATGGACAATGGTTATGAAGTTCATGCTTTTACCATGGAAACCAGAGCTTGTCTTCACTGGAACATCTATCATGGAAGTTAATCCACAAACTAAGAAATTTTGCAGCCatctg GACTTGTGGGATTCTATCAGTAACAATGATTACTTTTCTCTAGAAGGTCTTGTTGATGTGTTTAAGCAG TTACGGATATATAAAACGCCTGACTTGGAAACTCCAAAGTATCAAATACTGAAAAGAAGAGCAAACTATGAG GTCAGAAAGTATGAACCTTTCATTGTGGTGGAGACAAACGGTGACAAGCTTTCTGGCTCTTCAGGTTTCAACAATGTCGCTGG CTACATTTTCGGAAAAAACTCAACGACAGAGAAAATATCAATGACAACACCAGTGTTCACCCAAACAACAGATGCTCAACTCTTTGCTGATGTGTCAGTACAAATTGTCATTCCATCAGGAAAAGATCTCAGCAG CTTACCGGCGCCTAATGaagaaaatatcaagttgaagCAGATGGAAGGCGGTTTTGCTGCAGCAATTAAATTCAGTGGGAAACCGACAGAGGATGTTGTCCGCGCAAAAGAGATTGAGCTGAGGAACAGTCTGAGTAAAGATGGTCTTAGAGCTAAGAAGGGTTGTATGCTTGCTCGTTACAATGATCCAGGACGAACATGGAACTTCATAATG AGGAACGAAGTTATCATATGGCTTGAAGATTTTAGTCTGGATTAG